CACCTCTTTCACCTGACGCAGTTCCATCAGCGTGGCCTCCAGGATGGAGCCTTCCCCGCGCTCCACGTCCAGGTGTCGGGCAATGGTCAACGGTGGCAGCCAGAGCTCCCGATCGCGGCTGCCCAATCGCCTGCGGTCCACGTTGCGCATGTCATGGGTGACCCGTTCGTGGAGAGCCAGGCCGTTGCGAAGGCTCCAAACATGCAGCTGGTTGCGCAGGACCCGGGAGGTGATCGCCGCTTCGCGGGCGTCATGGTTCATATCCCCTTCGGGCAAGTGGTCCGCATCCGCCTCCTTGGTGTGGATGGCCAAGCAGCGGCTCCTCAGGACGTGCTGGATGCGGCCAATGGATCCAAGGCATTTGGGACCGAACACGCAGCGCTCCACGGGCTGCTGGCTCTCGGCATCGCCTTTGGGTAGGATCGCCCCCGCCTGGTACCCGATCAGCAGGATCAGCATCAGGAACTCCTCGCGTGACCCGGGCCGCGGATTCAGTAGACGCTCCGCCTCATCGATGATGAGCGTGCCCGACGTGTTGGCCACATGCATGCTGGCAGCCGCCTCCGTGGGCCCGGCACATTTCATGGCGTTGAAGGCCAAGCGCGACACGAAGCTCAAGGCGGTCGTCTTGCCCGATGCCTTGCTGCCATGGAAATGCAGATAGGGCACGGCGTTGAAGGCGGGAAACACGTAGGTCATCAGGATCCACGTGGCCAGCAAGTCCAGATCCCGGGGATCGGGAAACCAGAGGAAGCGGGTGAGCAGCCGCTTGACCTCGTCAAAGAGGTGGCAGCCGGACACGGGTGGGCACTGGTTGTCCAAGAACAAAAACATGTTGTGCGCGAAGGCAGATTCTTGGTCCCAAACGGGGTACTTGCGCCCTGGAAAGCGCTTGTATTCCTCTTCATCCTGGGCAAAGAGCGAGTACGGCTCGGTACTCACGTTGAGGCCATCGGGCAGGTTCTGGACGATGATCAACTCTTTGTTGACCACATGCACCGGAGTCCCGTCCGATGCCGACATGGGTTCCGTGCGTTGGATATGGACGCCCATGCGCCACGTGGGGACATCGCCATCGTGCCAGAGACAGAGTCCTGGCTGGAGGATTTGCCGGACCAAGGGGACCTTCGTGCCCGGACTTGTCGACCCTGCGGCATCCGGTCCCGATCCAGTGGGGGTGGTACGGTTCTGCGGCGAAGACCCGCTTGAGGAACTGGCAGCCAGACGGCTCTGCAGTTCAGCAAGGGGTGTGGGCACGTGTTTCGTCACTCGTTTGAGCAGGGCCTTGTGTCCCAGGCTGGAGCGCATGCGGATCACGTCAAACACGGGCTCCAGATCGCTTTCCTTCAAGCATTCCGCTTCCTTCGGCAAGCGGGCGATCAGCATGTCGAGGAGATCCGGCGCTTGCCGCAGCAGGTCCAGGAATTCCTCTTTCGTACCGCCGGCGCGTGCC
Above is a genomic segment from bacterium containing:
- a CDS encoding toprim domain-containing protein → MYQDVIDRVKQDLTIGMVLGRPIPANGKIRCPLPGHEDKNPSCDVDLQRNTFTCWSHPGGRAGGSVLDLLMLMNGVDFKEALRLGANMLNIPLKPPTQEEVAAQEARHKREETLSALTRATHGWLMGDTDPARQARAYLEARGFSQDLMREHQLGLINLEGLYRILAKHPVLATYSQTDFEAAGLRAARGGFLFHDTRILFPLLSRGRTVGMSFRALPDSSDKRKFVHLAGLAAGLWNEDALRHPDRSVVLAEGIPDALQVAAFGIPAVGNLGLETAKNAHRFAHLKRVTLAWDNDSAGRGRALKSAMAIQAVMKDGDVHVLHMPGAKDINDWARAGGTKEEFLDLLRQAPDLLDMLIARLPKEAECLKESDLEPVFDVIRMRSSLGHKALLKRVTKHVPTPLAELQSRLAASSSSGSSPQNRTTPTGSGPDAAGSTSPGTKVPLVRQILQPGLCLWHDGDVPTWRMGVHIQRTEPMSASDGTPVHVVNKELIIVQNLPDGLNVSTEPYSLFAQDEEEYKRFPGRKYPVWDQESAFAHNMFLFLDNQCPPVSGCHLFDEVKRLLTRFLWFPDPRDLDLLATWILMTYVFPAFNAVPYLHFHGSKASGKTTALSFVSRLAFNAMKCAGPTEAAASMHVANTSGTLIIDEAERLLNPRPGSREEFLMLILLIGYQAGAILPKGDAESQQPVERCVFGPKCLGSIGRIQHVLRSRCLAIHTKEADADHLPEGDMNHDAREAAITSRVLRNQLHVWSLRNGLALHERVTHDMRNVDRRRLGSRDRELWLPPLTIARHLDVERGEGSILEATLMELRQVKEVEHKALEAE